From the genome of Rhinoderma darwinii isolate aRhiDar2 chromosome 1, aRhiDar2.hap1, whole genome shotgun sequence:
CACTAATaacattagaattttttttaacatatatattaGTGCAGGGAAGAGATGACCGCGTGACTGTCACTTACTGAGCCGCAGCACAGCCACGTAAATGAGGAAGTTTCGCACTGAGCTGATGACATCTTGCCGCATCTTAGCTCGCATCTCTTCAGGATCAGCTTTAGGCCCAAGACCTTCCAGTCGGAACATGATTTCACTACTGTCAAATTCTCCCTACGAGTGGCGAGCTCTACCGGCACAGCGCTGCGAAGGTGGAGGTCAGCAACAAAAGACTCCGCCTCTCATAGGCGCGGGGATTGTACGTAATACGGGAGCCAGCGAGAGACACTTCCACTGGCGCATCCTCGTGACGTCATCGCGTAGCAGCGAGTGAGGAAGTATACGGGCGTAGCAGGAAGTGTGTGTTCAGTACCATGTGACTGCTTACTGGCGGAAGTTGTGTAGTGCGCGGTGCATTAAAGTGCAGGAGCGGAGGTCTTATTCTATTAGACGCTATGTGTTCGTGCTGGGGATCAATACATTGTATTTGTTTGGCTTAATAAACTGCGTATGCTTTATGTAAGGGTGCTTTCAACGATATGTGCGCTCTGTGGGGGGACTAGGGCAAAATGGCGTTCAATCAGTGTATGAGAGCACAAGAGGTCCACAGCCTTCTGGTTACACGATCTATGTCCACCAGCTTTGTTAttattccaatgcatctaaaatacaaAATGGGGCCCCCACTGATCAACTGCTCCAGCTGTCTCCAGGCATCGGACgtctgtgccggaagcagatggctctggcaaCGGTGGAGTGGCTGAGGTGCAGTACTGCAACAGCTATCTaagggccttttcacatcagcgttgtgtttccgttgagggattccgt
Proteins encoded in this window:
- the TOMM5 gene encoding mitochondrial import receptor subunit TOM5 homolog, translating into MFRLEGLGPKADPEEMRAKMRQDVISSVRNFLIYVAVLRLTPFVLKKLDSI